One genomic window of Rhizobium sp. NZLR1 includes the following:
- a CDS encoding fumarylacetoacetate hydrolase family protein, whose protein sequence is MSHPLFDAAASAGLFVGRIWNPEVGGPSVVTLRDGVLVDITSREAPTLSALLERQDAAAFVRAAGGKAVGSVEEIAANSSGAPDEARPYLLAPVDLQAVKACGVTFAQSMIERVIEEKAAGNPERAASIRERVSTLIGGSLTNLKAGSQEAAKVKQALIDEGMWSQYLEVGIGPDAEVFTKAPVLSSVGWGADVGLHPISTWNNPEPEIVLAVNSRGEIKGATLGNDVNLRDVEGRSALLLGKAKDNNASCSIGPFIRLFDAGYGLDDVRKAELDLKVSGKDGFVLHGKSSMSQISRDPTDLVKQTLGPHHQYPDGFMLFLGTLFAPTQDRDAQKQGFTHKIGDVVEISSAGLGALVNTVRLSTECPPWTFGISALMRNLAKRGLL, encoded by the coding sequence ATGTCTCATCCCCTTTTCGATGCTGCCGCTTCGGCCGGTCTTTTTGTCGGCCGCATCTGGAATCCCGAGGTTGGCGGGCCGAGCGTCGTGACACTTCGCGACGGAGTGCTGGTCGACATCACGTCGCGCGAAGCGCCGACGCTGAGCGCCCTGCTCGAGAGACAGGATGCCGCCGCCTTTGTCCGCGCTGCAGGCGGCAAGGCGGTCGGCTCCGTGGAGGAGATCGCCGCCAACAGCTCCGGAGCACCGGATGAAGCGCGTCCCTATCTGCTTGCGCCTGTTGACCTGCAGGCAGTCAAGGCCTGCGGCGTCACCTTCGCTCAGTCGATGATCGAGCGCGTCATCGAAGAAAAGGCCGCCGGCAATCCGGAACGCGCCGCCTCGATCCGTGAGCGCGTCAGCACGCTGATCGGCGGCAGCCTCACCAATCTGAAGGCTGGTTCACAGGAAGCCGCCAAGGTCAAGCAGGCCCTGATCGACGAGGGCATGTGGTCGCAATATCTCGAGGTCGGCATCGGTCCCGATGCCGAAGTCTTTACCAAGGCGCCCGTGCTGTCTTCCGTCGGTTGGGGCGCTGATGTCGGCCTGCATCCGATCTCGACCTGGAACAATCCCGAGCCGGAAATCGTGCTCGCCGTCAACAGCCGCGGCGAAATCAAGGGGGCGACGCTCGGCAACGACGTCAACCTGCGCGATGTCGAGGGGCGTTCGGCACTGCTGCTCGGCAAGGCCAAGGACAACAACGCCTCCTGCTCGATCGGTCCTTTCATCCGGCTATTCGATGCCGGTTACGGCCTCGATGATGTGCGCAAAGCCGAACTCGACCTGAAGGTGTCAGGCAAGGACGGTTTCGTGCTGCACGGCAAGAGTTCGATGTCGCAGATCAGCCGCGACCCGACCGATCTCGTCAAGCAGACGCTTGGCCCCCATCATCAATATCCGGATGGTTTCATGCTTTTCCTCGGCACACTGTTTGCGCCGACGCAGGACCGCGACGCGCAGAAGCAGGGCTTCACTCACAAGATCGGCGATGTCGTCGAGATCTCCTCGGCAGGGCTCGGCGCCCTCGTCAACACTGTGCGTCTCTCCACCGAATGCCCACCCTGGACCTTCGGCATTTCGGCGCTGATGCGCAATCTGGCGAAGCGCGGATTGCTATAA
- the scpA gene encoding methylmalonyl-CoA mutase produces MTKKTLSDWTELAQKESRASPETLTWQTPEGIAVKPLYTAEDLEGADHLGSLPGFSPFTRGPRATMYAGRPWTIRQYAGFSTAEASNAFYRKNLAAGQKGLSVAFDLATHRGYDSDHPRVEGDVGKAGVAIDSVEDMKILFDGIPLADMSVSMTMNGAVIPILASYIVASEEQGVSKADLSGTIQNDILKEFMVRNTYIYPPEPSMRIVADIIEYTAREMPKFNSISISGYHMQEAGATLVQELAFTLADGREYVRAAIAKGLSVDDFAGRLSFFFAIGMNFFMEAAKLRAARLLWTRIMEEFQPKKASSLMLRTHCQTSGVSLQEQDPYNNIIRTAFEAMSAVLGGTQSLHTNSFDEAIALPTEFSARIARNTQLILQHETGVTRVVDPLAGSYYVESLTKELAEKAWALIEEVEALGGMTKAVNEGLPKRLIEEAAARRQAAVDKGEEVIVGVNRYRLDNEQPIDILEIDNSAVRTAQIKRIEETKRRRDSNAVRETLARLMNTARSGNGNLLEAAIEAARARATVGEISDAMREAFGDHAATPEVITGVYGEAYSDEPELAVLKARMTEVTEAMGHRPKIMVAKLGQDGHDRGAKVIASAFGDIGFDVLAGPLFQTPDEAVEMALGEKVNVVGVSSLAAGHRTLLPQLIDRLRAQGGDDIIVVCGGVIPRQDYEFLHEHGVAAVFGPGTNVLEAANSVLDLLQGRRRNQ; encoded by the coding sequence ATGACGAAGAAGACGCTGTCGGATTGGACGGAGCTCGCGCAGAAGGAATCGCGCGCCTCGCCAGAAACCCTGACCTGGCAGACGCCGGAGGGTATCGCCGTCAAGCCGCTCTATACGGCCGAGGATCTCGAGGGCGCCGATCACCTTGGCTCGCTTCCCGGCTTTTCGCCCTTCACCCGCGGCCCGCGCGCGACGATGTATGCCGGCCGGCCCTGGACGATCCGCCAATATGCCGGCTTCTCGACGGCAGAGGCATCGAACGCTTTTTACCGGAAGAATCTGGCCGCCGGTCAGAAGGGCCTCTCCGTCGCCTTCGATCTCGCCACCCACCGCGGTTATGACAGCGACCATCCGCGCGTCGAAGGCGATGTCGGCAAGGCGGGCGTCGCGATCGACAGTGTCGAGGACATGAAGATCCTGTTCGACGGCATTCCGCTTGCCGACATGTCCGTCTCGATGACCATGAACGGCGCCGTCATCCCGATCCTCGCCTCCTACATTGTCGCCAGCGAGGAGCAGGGCGTTTCGAAGGCCGATCTGTCGGGCACCATTCAGAACGACATCCTCAAGGAGTTCATGGTCCGCAACACCTATATCTACCCGCCGGAACCGTCGATGCGGATCGTTGCCGACATCATCGAATATACGGCAAGGGAGATGCCGAAATTCAACTCGATCTCGATCTCCGGCTATCACATGCAGGAGGCTGGCGCGACGCTCGTCCAGGAACTCGCCTTCACGCTTGCCGATGGTCGGGAATATGTCAGGGCGGCGATCGCCAAGGGGCTGAGTGTCGACGATTTCGCCGGAAGGCTCTCCTTCTTCTTCGCCATCGGCATGAACTTCTTCATGGAGGCGGCCAAGCTTCGTGCCGCCCGCCTGCTTTGGACCCGGATCATGGAGGAGTTCCAGCCAAAGAAGGCTTCCTCGCTGATGTTGCGCACCCATTGCCAGACCTCCGGCGTCTCGCTGCAGGAACAGGATCCCTATAACAACATCATTCGCACCGCCTTCGAGGCGATGTCGGCCGTGCTCGGCGGCACGCAGTCGTTGCATACCAATTCCTTCGACGAAGCGATCGCGCTGCCGACCGAATTTTCGGCCCGCATCGCCCGCAACACTCAGCTGATCCTGCAGCATGAAACCGGCGTCACTAGGGTGGTCGATCCGCTGGCTGGCTCTTATTACGTCGAGAGCCTGACGAAGGAGCTCGCGGAAAAAGCCTGGGCGCTGATCGAGGAGGTGGAGGCGCTCGGCGGCATGACGAAGGCCGTCAACGAGGGTCTGCCGAAACGGCTGATCGAGGAAGCAGCCGCGCGGCGCCAGGCGGCCGTCGACAAGGGCGAGGAGGTCATCGTCGGCGTCAACCGCTACAGGCTCGACAACGAACAGCCGATCGACATTCTGGAGATCGATAACAGTGCGGTGCGCACAGCCCAAATCAAACGCATCGAGGAAACGAAGCGGCGGCGTGATAGCAACGCCGTGCGCGAGACGCTGGCGAGGCTGATGAACACTGCACGCAGCGGCAACGGCAACCTGCTCGAAGCCGCGATCGAAGCGGCGCGAGCCCGCGCTACGGTCGGTGAGATATCGGATGCCATGCGCGAGGCCTTCGGCGATCATGCCGCCACGCCGGAGGTCATCACCGGCGTCTATGGCGAGGCCTATAGCGACGAGCCGGAACTCGCCGTGCTGAAGGCCCGCATGACGGAGGTGACGGAAGCGATGGGGCACCGGCCGAAGATCATGGTCGCCAAGCTCGGCCAGGACGGGCACGACCGGGGCGCCAAGGTGATCGCTTCAGCCTTCGGCGATATCGGTTTCGACGTGCTCGCCGGCCCGCTGTTCCAAACGCCTGACGAGGCCGTCGAGATGGCGCTCGGCGAAAAGGTCAATGTCGTCGGCGTCTCGTCGTTGGCGGCCGGTCACAGAACGTTGCTGCCGCAGTTGATCGACAGACTGAGAGCGCAGGGCGGTGACGATATCATCGTCGTTTGCGGCGGCGTCATCCCGCGGCAGGATTATGAATTCCTGCACGAACACGGCGTTGCGGCCGTGTTCGGTCCGGGCACCAACGTCCTCGAAGCGGCAAACTCCGTCCTCGACCTGCTGCAGGGCAGGCGGCGGAACCAGTAA
- a CDS encoding LLM class flavin-dependent oxidoreductase: MKTMQIYAFDMNCVGHINHGLWTHPRDRSVDYTDLDYWTEFARTAERGKLDGIFLADIVGVYDVYKGSPAPVIETAAQVPVNDPLIPISAMAYVTKHLGFGVTVNTTYEPPFLLARRMSTLDHLTKGRIGWNIVTGYLDSAARSMGFDKLPEHDARYAAAEEYLEIVYKLWEGSWDDDAVLRDKAGGIYADPSKVRAVSHNGKYYRMEGIHLCEPSPQRTPLLFQAGASARGQDFAARHAECVFIASPIPRAARSTVDALRAKAAAFGRGADALKILNLISVVVGRTEKEAHDKLEDYRRHSSVEASLAHYSASIGIDLSKYGLDEVIDQRSTNANQSALASITKQAAKPVTPRDIIDQMVLGSRMKPMVGSPQQVADHLETWIEEGGIDGFNLARTVAPESLRDFVDLVVPVLQERGVFKADYTEGPLRQKLFGGGNGRLPAAHPAAGYRR; encoded by the coding sequence ATGAAGACAATGCAGATCTATGCCTTCGACATGAATTGCGTCGGGCATATCAACCATGGCCTGTGGACACATCCGCGGGACCGGTCGGTGGACTATACCGATCTCGATTACTGGACGGAGTTCGCCAGGACCGCCGAACGCGGCAAGCTGGACGGCATCTTCCTCGCCGATATCGTCGGCGTTTATGACGTCTACAAGGGCAGTCCGGCGCCGGTGATCGAGACGGCGGCGCAGGTCCCCGTCAATGACCCGTTGATCCCGATTTCAGCGATGGCCTATGTCACCAAACATCTGGGTTTCGGCGTAACGGTCAACACCACCTACGAGCCGCCTTTTTTGCTGGCGCGGCGCATGTCGACGCTCGATCACCTGACCAAGGGGCGGATCGGCTGGAATATCGTCACCGGATATCTCGACAGCGCTGCCCGCAGCATGGGTTTCGACAAGCTCCCGGAACATGATGCGCGCTACGCCGCCGCCGAGGAATATCTCGAGATCGTCTACAAGCTCTGGGAGGGCAGCTGGGATGACGATGCGGTTCTGCGCGACAAGGCGGGCGGCATCTATGCCGATCCCTCCAAAGTGCGAGCTGTCAGTCACAACGGCAAATATTACCGGATGGAGGGCATCCATCTCTGCGAGCCGTCTCCGCAGCGCACGCCCCTGCTCTTCCAGGCCGGCGCTTCGGCCCGCGGGCAGGATTTTGCCGCACGACACGCCGAATGTGTCTTCATCGCCAGTCCGATTCCCAGGGCTGCGAGATCGACCGTTGATGCGCTGCGGGCGAAGGCAGCGGCGTTCGGCCGCGGCGCCGACGCGTTGAAGATCCTGAACCTGATCAGCGTCGTCGTTGGGCGGACTGAGAAGGAAGCACACGACAAGCTTGAGGATTATCGCCGGCATTCGAGCGTCGAGGCCTCGCTTGCGCATTACTCTGCCTCTATCGGCATCGACTTGTCGAAATATGGATTGGATGAGGTCATCGATCAGAGGTCGACGAACGCCAATCAATCGGCACTTGCTTCAATCACCAAACAGGCGGCAAAGCCGGTGACACCACGTGACATCATCGACCAGATGGTCCTCGGTAGCCGGATGAAGCCGATGGTTGGCTCGCCGCAGCAGGTCGCCGATCACCTCGAGACATGGATCGAGGAAGGCGGCATCGACGGCTTCAACCTGGCACGGACAGTGGCGCCGGAGAGCCTGCGCGATTTCGTTGATCTGGTGGTGCCGGTGCTGCAGGAGCGCGGCGTCTTCAAGGCCGATTATACCGAAGGGCCATTGCGGCAGAAGCTCTTCGGCGGCGGGAACGGCAGGTTGCCCGCCGCTCATCCCGCTGCCGGATACCGGCGCTGA
- a CDS encoding Gfo/Idh/MocA family oxidoreductase — translation MTRKLRVGVIGAGIAARHLAGFGWNEELFEVPVLCSLDEERGRALCEEYGIGEYTQDADSLFARDDLDIIDISTPPSSHFELCRKGIESGKHVICEKPLFGSIAEVDEMGRILARFPGRKLMPIFQYRYGSGLQKLKLLIESGLAGKPFLTTIETHWWRGPDYYAVPWRGKWATELGGGLLGHAIHAHDMLNYVHGPCAEVFSYGATLVNPIQVEDTAALSVKMQNGSLATLSMTLGSRKEISRLRFCFSDLVADSILEPYTMGRDPWVFTAGTEDHQARIDAALAAYVPGEDGYTRQFELFHKAIVEDTAPPVTLQDARNSLELVTAAYFSQRTGQPTPMPIAADHPLYRSWLPEEERRAAAG, via the coding sequence ATGACCAGGAAATTGCGCGTCGGTGTCATCGGCGCAGGCATCGCTGCGCGGCATCTGGCCGGCTTCGGCTGGAACGAGGAGCTTTTCGAGGTTCCCGTGCTCTGCTCGCTCGACGAGGAACGCGGCAGGGCTCTGTGCGAGGAGTACGGCATCGGCGAGTATACGCAGGACGCAGATTCGCTGTTTGCCCGTGATGATCTCGATATCATCGACATTTCGACGCCGCCGAGCTCGCATTTCGAACTCTGCCGCAAGGGCATCGAATCCGGCAAGCACGTCATCTGCGAGAAACCGCTGTTCGGCTCGATCGCCGAGGTCGACGAGATGGGCCGCATCCTCGCCCGTTTCCCCGGCAGGAAGCTGATGCCGATCTTCCAGTATCGTTATGGGTCTGGCCTGCAGAAGCTGAAGCTGCTGATCGAAAGCGGCCTCGCCGGCAAGCCGTTCCTGACGACGATCGAGACCCATTGGTGGCGCGGCCCGGATTATTACGCCGTGCCGTGGCGCGGCAAATGGGCGACTGAACTCGGCGGCGGCCTTCTCGGCCATGCGATCCACGCCCATGACATGCTGAACTATGTGCATGGTCCCTGCGCTGAAGTGTTTTCCTATGGCGCGACACTGGTCAACCCGATCCAGGTCGAAGATACGGCAGCGCTTTCGGTCAAGATGCAGAATGGCTCGCTGGCGACGCTGTCGATGACGCTCGGCTCGCGCAAGGAGATCTCGCGGTTGCGCTTCTGCTTCAGCGATCTCGTCGCCGATAGCATCCTCGAACCCTATACGATGGGCCGCGATCCCTGGGTCTTCACCGCAGGAACGGAGGACCATCAGGCGCGGATCGACGCGGCGCTCGCCGCATACGTGCCCGGCGAGGACGGCTATACCCGTCAGTTCGAGCTCTTCCATAAGGCGATCGTCGAGGATACTGCGCCGCCGGTGACGCTACAGGATGCCCGCAATTCGCTGGAGCTGGTGACGGCCGCCTATTTCTCGCAGCGCACCGGTCAGCCAACGCCGATGCCGATTGCCGCCGATCATCCGCTCTATCGATCCTGGCTTCCGGAAGAAGAGCGGCGCGCGGCTGCCGGCTAG
- a CDS encoding VOC family protein gives MLKSFEHVGMTVSDMDRTVVFYCGLLGLRLHLRKVMADGSEIAFLDAGGGMLEIFAPAGGAARAVDVPEATAGLRHLTFLFENVDQTFARLEMAGVEIKERPRLAINAEVLHKVAFLRDPDGIQIELAEKR, from the coding sequence ATGCTGAAATCCTTCGAACATGTCGGCATGACGGTGAGCGACATGGACCGCACTGTGGTTTTTTACTGCGGCCTGCTCGGCCTGCGCCTGCATCTGCGCAAGGTCATGGCCGACGGCTCTGAGATCGCCTTCCTCGATGCCGGCGGCGGCATGCTCGAAATCTTCGCACCGGCGGGCGGTGCGGCAAGGGCAGTGGATGTGCCGGAGGCTACCGCCGGCCTGCGTCATCTGACCTTCCTGTTCGAAAATGTCGACCAGACCTTCGCCCGGCTGGAAATGGCCGGCGTCGAGATCAAGGAGCGGCCGCGCCTGGCAATCAATGCCGAGGTGCTTCACAAGGTTGCCTTCCTGCGCGATCCCGACGGCATTCAGATCGAACTTGCCGAGAAACGGTAA
- the atzF gene encoding allophanate hydrolase yields the protein MLPTILDLSSLRAAYQSGLTPLDAIEEVITRRAASKDAAIFITPVPDEELRAAAKALMTRAPEANSLPLWGVPFAVKDNIDAAGLPTTAACPAYEYRPEADSTVVARLKAAGAIIIGKTNLDQFATGLNGTRSPYGAPRSVFDAAYISGGSSSGSAVTVASGLAAFALGTDTAGSGRVPAAFNNLVGIKPTPGLLPNTGVVPACKSMDCITIFAATVGDGVAIRTVAEGLDAADPFSRRAKPANLPVSRLRIGVLTDAEREFFGDKEVEALYDQAIERARVLGATIVPFDYAPFREAAALLYDGPWVAERLAAVETFLATNAADFDPTVRGIIEGARGKTAVEAFNGRYRLEELRRKTEAEWEKADVLLLPTAPTTYTVADMLANPVVLNGRLGRYTNFVNLLDCAAIAVPAGFGKDGLPGGVTVIASAFTDDALAPLADALHRAARSGLGIDRQAAIPEASRVAAVDDGFVEIVVVGAHLTGMPLNHELTGAGGRLIKTCNTTGEYRLFVLPDTVPPKPGLIREPGHKGRGLEVEIWALPADAFGRFVQKIPAPLGIGKVALDDGTSVSGFLCEAHAVNGAEDITSLGGWRSYIRVKLAS from the coding sequence ATGCTGCCGACCATTCTCGATCTCTCAAGCCTTCGCGCCGCCTATCAATCCGGCCTGACGCCGCTCGATGCCATCGAAGAGGTGATAACGCGCCGCGCCGCCTCGAAGGATGCGGCGATCTTCATCACGCCGGTGCCCGACGAAGAGCTGCGCGCTGCCGCGAAAGCCTTGATGACGCGCGCGCCTGAGGCAAACAGCCTGCCGCTCTGGGGCGTGCCCTTTGCGGTGAAGGACAATATCGATGCCGCCGGCCTGCCGACGACCGCCGCCTGCCCGGCTTATGAGTATCGGCCGGAAGCGGACTCCACCGTCGTTGCGCGGCTGAAGGCGGCCGGCGCCATCATCATCGGCAAGACCAACCTCGACCAGTTCGCGACCGGCCTGAACGGGACACGCTCGCCCTATGGCGCACCGCGTTCGGTCTTCGATGCGGCCTATATTTCAGGCGGTTCGAGCTCCGGATCTGCGGTCACGGTCGCCTCCGGCCTGGCCGCCTTCGCGCTCGGCACGGATACGGCGGGCTCCGGCCGCGTGCCTGCCGCCTTCAACAATCTGGTCGGCATCAAGCCGACCCCAGGCCTTCTGCCGAACACCGGCGTCGTTCCGGCCTGCAAGAGCATGGACTGCATTACGATCTTTGCCGCGACCGTCGGTGACGGCGTTGCGATCCGCACTGTCGCCGAAGGCCTCGATGCCGCCGATCCTTTCTCCCGTCGCGCCAAGCCGGCAAACCTGCCGGTGTCGAGGTTGCGCATCGGCGTCCTCACCGACGCCGAGCGTGAGTTCTTCGGCGACAAGGAGGTGGAGGCGCTCTACGACCAGGCGATCGAGCGGGCCAGAGTGCTCGGCGCGACCATCGTGCCTTTCGATTACGCGCCGTTCCGCGAGGCCGCCGCTCTCCTTTATGACGGGCCGTGGGTCGCCGAGCGCCTTGCGGCGGTCGAGACCTTCCTCGCCACGAATGCGGCCGATTTTGATCCGACGGTGCGGGGGATTATCGAGGGCGCCAGGGGCAAGACCGCGGTCGAGGCCTTCAATGGCCGCTACCGGCTGGAAGAACTGCGCCGCAAAACCGAAGCCGAATGGGAAAAGGCGGACGTTCTTCTGTTGCCGACCGCACCGACCACCTACACGGTCGCTGACATGCTCGCCAATCCTGTGGTGCTGAACGGCCGTCTCGGTCGTTACACCAATTTCGTCAACCTGCTCGATTGCGCGGCGATCGCCGTTCCGGCTGGCTTCGGAAAAGACGGTTTGCCGGGCGGCGTTACCGTGATCGCGTCTGCTTTTACCGACGATGCGCTGGCGCCGCTCGCCGATGCGCTGCATCGCGCGGCACGCTCCGGACTGGGCATCGACCGGCAGGCGGCCATCCCCGAAGCCAGCCGTGTTGCGGCTGTCGATGACGGCTTCGTCGAGATCGTCGTGGTCGGCGCGCATCTGACCGGCATGCCGCTCAATCATGAGCTGACCGGCGCCGGCGGTCGGCTGATCAAGACTTGCAACACGACTGGCGAATACCGTCTCTTCGTGCTGCCGGACACGGTGCCGCCGAAGCCAGGCCTCATCCGTGAACCTGGCCACAAGGGCCGCGGTCTGGAGGTTGAGATCTGGGCACTGCCGGCCGATGCCTTCGGCCGCTTCGTCCAGAAGATCCCGGCGCCGCTCGGCATCGGAAAGGTGGCGCTCGACGATGGCACGAGCGTTTCCGGTTTTCTTTGCGAGGCACATGCGGTGAACGGCGCCGAAGACATCACCTCGCTCGGCGGCTGGCGGAGCTATATTCGCGTCAAGTTGGCGAGCTGA
- a CDS encoding Gfo/Idh/MocA family oxidoreductase has translation MLRFAVVGIDHGHTFDHVKGLLASGGEFVGYCPQTSVPALREAFEKTYPDVPQIDREKLFEDPSIDVICIAAIPRDRAGLAVRAMRSGKDVMTDKPGVTTFAQLEEVRRTVAETGKIFSICFSERHCVRSAVKAGKLVAEGAIGKVIQTLGVGPHRLQLPTRPDWFFDPEAFGGIIVDIASHQVDQFLFYTGSITGEVIASSIGNFGMPDKPDFQDFGEVLLRSDRAAGYVRVDWFTPEALPTWGDGRLTILGTEGYIELRKYIDIAGRPGKDHLFLVNGKEMTHIDCSDEKLDYFDAFTADVGNRTQTAMTQDHVFEVCRLSLEAQTKAARIGAR, from the coding sequence ATGTTGAGATTTGCCGTCGTCGGAATCGACCATGGGCACACGTTCGATCACGTGAAGGGATTGCTTGCCTCAGGCGGCGAGTTCGTCGGCTATTGCCCGCAGACTTCGGTGCCGGCATTGCGCGAGGCCTTCGAGAAGACCTATCCCGACGTGCCGCAGATCGACCGGGAAAAGCTGTTCGAGGATCCGTCGATCGATGTCATCTGCATTGCCGCGATCCCACGTGACCGCGCCGGGCTTGCCGTCCGCGCGATGAGGTCGGGCAAGGATGTGATGACCGACAAGCCCGGCGTGACGACCTTCGCCCAACTGGAAGAGGTCAGGCGGACCGTCGCCGAGACCGGCAAGATCTTCTCGATCTGCTTTTCCGAGCGTCATTGCGTGCGCTCCGCTGTCAAGGCCGGCAAGCTTGTCGCCGAAGGCGCGATCGGCAAGGTGATCCAGACGCTCGGCGTCGGCCCGCACCGGCTGCAGCTCCCGACCCGACCGGACTGGTTCTTCGATCCCGAAGCCTTCGGCGGCATCATCGTCGATATCGCCTCGCATCAGGTCGACCAGTTCCTGTTCTATACCGGCTCGATCACAGGCGAGGTCATCGCAAGCTCGATCGGCAATTTCGGCATGCCCGACAAGCCTGATTTCCAGGATTTCGGCGAGGTGCTGCTGCGCTCCGACCGAGCGGCGGGTTATGTTCGCGTCGACTGGTTCACCCCGGAGGCGTTGCCGACCTGGGGCGACGGCCGCCTCACCATCCTCGGCACCGAAGGCTATATCGAACTACGCAAATATATCGATATTGCCGGCCGGCCGGGCAAGGATCACCTGTTCCTGGTCAACGGCAAGGAGATGACCCACATCGATTGCAGCGATGAAAAGCTCGACTATTTCGATGCTTTCACCGCCGATGTCGGCAATCGCACGCAGACGGCGATGACGCAGGATCACGTTTTCGAAGTCTGCCGCCTTTCGCTTGAAGCCCAGACGAAAGCCGCGCGGATCGGCGCTCGCTGA